In Arthrobacter sp. UKPF54-2, the following are encoded in one genomic region:
- the hemQ gene encoding hydrogen peroxide-dependent heme synthase: MSHTSAESVTKTGTAAEESTEQFFTLWTVFKRSADVLRSGDAAEDFEALLGRLAGDGVVHRGSYDVSAMRADADIMMWLHGPQPEALQRAVRDIRRSKLFTGTEIAWSAMGVHREAEFAKNHTPAFSRGVEPAEWLCVYPFVRSYEWYLLPEAERGAMLRDHGLLGRDFPQVISNTVSSFALGDWEWILGLEAPELVDLVDLMRHLRATEARHHVREEIPFYTGRRVSAVEIAEVLA; encoded by the coding sequence ATGAGCCACACTTCTGCCGAATCTGTCACTAAAACCGGAACAGCAGCCGAGGAATCCACCGAGCAGTTTTTCACGCTCTGGACGGTCTTCAAGCGCTCCGCCGACGTCCTGCGCAGCGGCGACGCCGCCGAGGACTTCGAAGCCCTCCTGGGGCGGCTGGCCGGGGACGGCGTCGTCCACCGCGGCAGCTACGACGTCTCCGCGATGCGGGCAGACGCGGACATCATGATGTGGCTGCACGGCCCGCAGCCCGAGGCGCTGCAGCGGGCCGTGCGCGACATCCGCCGCAGCAAGCTCTTCACCGGCACCGAGATCGCCTGGTCCGCCATGGGTGTGCACCGTGAGGCGGAATTCGCCAAGAACCACACCCCAGCGTTCTCCCGCGGTGTGGAACCGGCAGAGTGGCTCTGCGTCTACCCGTTTGTGCGCTCCTACGAGTGGTATCTGCTGCCGGAAGCCGAACGCGGCGCGATGCTCCGCGACCACGGCCTGCTCGGCCGCGACTTCCCGCAGGTCATCTCCAACACCGTGTCCTCCTTCGCCCTCGGCGACTGGGAATGGATCCTGGGCCTCGAAGCTCCGGAACTCGTGGATCTCGTGGACCTGATGCGCCACCTGCGCGCCACCGAGGCCCGCCACCATGTCCGGGAGGAAATCCCCTTCTACACCGGCCGCCGCGTCAGCGCCGTCGAAATCGCCGAGGTGCTCGCATGA
- the hemC gene encoding hydroxymethylbilane synthase — protein sequence MTVRIGTRASKLALTQTQQTADQLAAVGGFPVDLVHIRTDGDVLTGSLSQMGGTGVFVAALRDALLQDACDVAVHSLKDLPTGPALGLTLAATPKRVDVRDVLCARDGLTLDGLPAGATVGTGSPRRAAQLRAARPDLDIRDIRGNVDTRLGRVPGLPGNSTDAVVEGKSCDLDAVVLAAAGLHRIGRLDAVSEYLETAVMLPAAGQGSLAIECRTADAPRKAGSTEGSQGVLAQALAALDDPDTRLAVTAERALLARLEAGCAAPVGAYAHRKGSLLHLEAVVCAVDGTATVRDTKATDGLTDVGATLLGIELAEALLAAGAADIADLAAS from the coding sequence GTGACCGTCCGGATCGGCACCCGGGCCAGTAAGCTCGCCCTGACCCAGACCCAGCAGACCGCGGACCAGCTGGCCGCCGTCGGCGGATTCCCGGTGGACCTCGTGCACATCCGGACCGACGGCGACGTCCTGACAGGTTCGCTCTCACAGATGGGCGGCACCGGCGTCTTTGTGGCCGCGCTGCGTGACGCGCTGCTGCAGGACGCGTGCGACGTCGCGGTCCACTCGCTCAAGGACCTGCCCACCGGCCCGGCCCTGGGCCTGACGCTCGCGGCGACGCCTAAGCGCGTCGACGTCCGCGACGTGCTCTGCGCCCGCGACGGGCTCACCCTCGACGGACTGCCCGCCGGCGCCACCGTGGGAACGGGATCCCCGCGGCGGGCCGCGCAGCTGCGGGCCGCCCGCCCCGACCTGGACATCCGGGACATCCGCGGCAACGTGGACACCCGGCTGGGCCGGGTGCCCGGCCTGCCGGGCAACAGCACCGATGCCGTGGTGGAGGGCAAGTCCTGCGACCTCGACGCCGTGGTCCTCGCCGCCGCCGGACTGCACCGGATCGGCCGGCTCGACGCCGTTAGCGAGTACCTCGAGACGGCCGTGATGCTCCCCGCCGCCGGGCAGGGATCCCTCGCAATCGAATGCCGCACCGCCGACGCCCCCCGCAAGGCAGGGTCCACCGAGGGCTCCCAGGGTGTGCTCGCCCAGGCCCTCGCGGCCCTGGACGATCCGGACACCCGGCTGGCCGTCACGGCCGAACGGGCGCTCCTGGCCCGGCTGGAGGCGGGCTGTGCCGCCCCGGTGGGCGCCTACGCCCACCGCAAGGGCAGCCTGCTGCATCTCGAGGCCGTGGTCTGCGCCGTGGACGGCACCGCGACGGTCCGGGACACCAAAGCTACCGACGGGCTGACCGACGTCGGCGCCACCCTGCTGGGCATCGAGCTGGCCGAGGCCCTGCTGGCCGCCGGCGCCGCCGACATCGCCGACCTGGCCGCCTCCTGA
- a CDS encoding ferrochelatase, translated as MSPLDPQEGALTAVNPVTEAGRMAPKEYDAVLLASFGGPEGQDDVIPFLRNVTRGRGIPDERLEEVSHHYRANGGISPINAQNRALKAAMEAELAARGIDLPVFWGNRNWDPYIPQTLQEIYDAGHRKVLMITTSAYSCYSSCRQYREDIGMALTETGLDGKLEVDKVRQYFDHPGFVEPFVEGTAAGLADVRAQLAAAGTPDAPVHILFATHSIPTRDAKAAGRSESEPRQFEEDSAYVAQHLATGTEVIRRVEAESGDTAPWSLVYQSRSGAPHVPWLEPDINDAIEELAGQGVKGVVIVPLGFVSDHMEVVWDLDTEALETCGKLGVAATRVPTPGTHRKFVAGIVDLISERTAANNIADRPHLTKLGPWYDVCRPGCCANFRGEKPTIAGADTSVGTGHDPYPAAL; from the coding sequence ATGAGCCCGCTCGATCCGCAGGAAGGTGCCCTCACCGCCGTGAATCCCGTCACCGAAGCCGGCCGCATGGCCCCCAAGGAGTACGACGCCGTACTCCTCGCCTCCTTCGGCGGCCCCGAGGGCCAGGACGACGTCATCCCGTTCCTGCGCAACGTCACCCGCGGCCGGGGCATCCCGGACGAACGGCTCGAAGAGGTCTCGCACCACTACCGCGCCAACGGCGGCATCAGCCCGATCAACGCCCAGAACCGCGCGCTCAAGGCGGCCATGGAGGCCGAGCTCGCCGCCCGCGGGATCGACCTGCCGGTCTTCTGGGGCAACCGCAACTGGGACCCCTACATCCCGCAGACCCTGCAGGAGATTTACGACGCCGGGCACCGCAAGGTCCTGATGATCACCACCAGCGCCTACTCCTGCTACTCCAGCTGCCGGCAGTACCGCGAGGACATCGGCATGGCGCTGACCGAGACCGGGCTGGACGGCAAACTCGAAGTGGACAAGGTCCGCCAGTACTTCGACCACCCGGGTTTCGTGGAGCCGTTCGTTGAGGGCACCGCCGCCGGCCTCGCCGACGTCCGCGCCCAGCTGGCCGCGGCCGGAACTCCGGACGCCCCGGTCCACATCCTGTTCGCCACCCACTCCATCCCCACCCGCGACGCCAAGGCAGCCGGCCGCTCCGAGTCCGAACCGCGCCAGTTCGAGGAAGACTCCGCCTACGTGGCCCAGCACCTCGCGACCGGCACCGAGGTCATCCGCCGGGTCGAAGCCGAGTCCGGCGACACCGCCCCGTGGTCCCTCGTCTACCAGTCCCGTTCCGGCGCCCCGCATGTGCCGTGGCTGGAACCCGACATCAACGATGCCATCGAGGAACTCGCCGGCCAAGGCGTCAAGGGCGTCGTGATCGTGCCGCTGGGCTTCGTCAGCGACCACATGGAAGTGGTCTGGGACCTCGACACCGAGGCCCTCGAAACCTGCGGCAAGCTTGGGGTGGCGGCCACCCGCGTGCCCACGCCCGGGACGCACCGGAAGTTCGTCGCCGGCATCGTGGACCTGATCAGCGAGCGGACCGCCGCCAACAACATCGCCGACCGGCCGCACCTGACCAAACTCGGCCCCTGGTACGACGTCTGCCGGCCCGGCTGCTGCGCCAACTTCCGCGGCGAAAAGCCCACCATCGCCGGCGCCGACACAAGCGTCGGCACGGGCCACGACCCCTACCCGGCCGCGCTGTGA